Proteins encoded by one window of Porphyromonas vaginalis:
- a CDS encoding translation initiation factor — MSKKKKNKAPSTGGIVYSTAPDWSPQLASSEAETLPPAQQRLRIQYSRAGRGGKEALIIMGFVGSDGDLADLARQLKQSLGCGGSTRDGEILLQQNDKEKLIKLLQSKGYKDTK; from the coding sequence ATGTCCAAGAAGAAGAAGAACAAAGCCCCCTCCACGGGAGGCATCGTATACAGTACCGCCCCCGACTGGTCGCCACAGCTAGCGAGTAGCGAGGCTGAGACCCTTCCTCCTGCTCAGCAACGGCTGCGCATACAGTACTCCCGCGCTGGCAGAGGAGGCAAGGAGGCACTCATCATCATGGGCTTCGTCGGGTCTGACGGCGATCTAGCAGACCTCGCCCGTCAGCTCAAGCAGTCGCTCGGCTGTGGAGGCTCTACACGTGATGGCGAGATACTGCTCCAGCAAAACGATAAGGAGAAGCTCATCAAGCTCCTTCAGTCCAAAGGGTACAAAGACACTAAGTAA
- a CDS encoding RNA methyltransferase has protein sequence MPIEKTSILEMQRLTTEEYHAAPKVPLTILLDNVRSMHNVGSIFRTADAFRLEELLLVGITGCPPHPLIHKTAIGAEEAVPWRHLDSAIDFLEACRAAGRTILALEQTHQSITLGSQPPLDDRGAVLIVGNEVHGISDEVIQYADYCLEIPQYGTKHSLNVSVATGITIYDLCTPYLEMHRSLT, from the coding sequence ATGCCCATAGAGAAAACCTCCATCCTAGAGATGCAGCGTCTCACCACCGAGGAGTACCACGCAGCTCCCAAGGTGCCGCTCACCATACTCCTAGACAATGTGCGTAGCATGCACAACGTCGGCTCGATCTTTCGCACGGCAGACGCCTTTCGCCTGGAGGAGCTACTCCTCGTCGGCATCACAGGCTGTCCACCGCACCCGCTCATTCACAAGACCGCCATCGGTGCCGAGGAGGCGGTGCCATGGCGACACCTAGACTCTGCCATCGACTTCCTTGAGGCGTGCCGAGCAGCGGGACGCACTATCCTCGCTCTCGAGCAGACACATCAGAGCATCACGCTCGGCAGTCAGCCACCGCTAGACGATCGTGGAGCCGTCTTGATCGTGGGCAACGAAGTGCATGGCATCTCTGACGAGGTCATTCAGTATGCTGACTATTGTCTAGAGATCCCGCAGTACGGCACCAAGCACTCGCTCAATGTGAGCGTCGCCACTGGCATCACTATCTACGACCTCTGCACCCCTTATCTAGAGATGCATCGTAGCTTAACCTAG
- a CDS encoding winged helix-turn-helix domain-containing protein: MIAYIGTNAGLVWNALDKLGKMDVKQLKKATKIRTEKDVYAALGWLAKEEKLTFVYEDDTLLVALR, translated from the coding sequence ATGATCGCATACATCGGCACCAATGCCGGTCTCGTCTGGAACGCACTAGACAAACTAGGCAAGATGGACGTCAAGCAACTCAAGAAAGCGACCAAGATACGTACCGAAAAGGATGTCTACGCAGCACTCGGCTGGCTCGCCAAGGAGGAGAAGCTCACCTTCGTCTACGAGGACGACACGCTCCTAGTCGCACTGCGGTAG
- a CDS encoding 1-acyl-sn-glycerol-3-phosphate acyltransferase, which produces MPEESFHPQQVDIAAILNRRRKKPLPAFVTNGVARLIHQREINDVLRRYGHLEGVDFMDALIQEFRIDLTLIGAEHLPADPRALFISNHPLGGLDGICLTHLIASHYQTDIRYIVNDLLLNLKPLANIFVPVNKYGAQARTSIQRMHEALESDLPVITFPAGLCSRLIKGQIQDPLWRPSFIKQARQFRRPIVPLFFHGRNSMKFYRIEQLRKALGIRFNIGTALLPHEMFAAQGSSFTVVVGEPIPYETLEGVKPSDLPEQVERIRQQVYQLKDQLSK; this is translated from the coding sequence ATGCCTGAAGAGAGCTTCCATCCACAGCAGGTCGACATAGCCGCTATCCTCAATCGACGACGCAAGAAGCCGTTGCCAGCCTTCGTGACCAATGGCGTGGCACGCTTGATACACCAGCGTGAGATCAACGATGTGCTACGTCGCTACGGACACCTGGAGGGGGTAGACTTTATGGATGCCCTGATCCAAGAGTTTCGCATTGACCTAACGCTCATCGGTGCCGAGCATCTGCCCGCAGATCCTCGTGCACTCTTTATCAGCAATCACCCGCTGGGAGGGCTAGACGGGATCTGTCTGACTCACCTCATAGCTAGTCACTATCAGACTGATATCCGCTACATCGTCAACGATCTCCTGCTCAATCTCAAGCCACTCGCCAATATCTTCGTTCCGGTCAATAAGTATGGCGCACAGGCACGCACCTCTATTCAGAGGATGCACGAGGCACTGGAGAGCGACCTGCCTGTGATCACCTTTCCCGCGGGACTCTGCTCACGACTTATCAAAGGGCAGATACAGGATCCTCTCTGGCGACCCAGCTTTATCAAGCAGGCAAGACAGTTTCGCCGTCCCATCGTGCCGCTCTTCTTCCACGGGCGTAACTCAATGAAGTTTTACCGTATTGAGCAACTGAGGAAAGCACTCGGCATACGCTTTAACATTGGCACGGCATTGCTACCACACGAAATGTTTGCTGCACAGGGTAGCTCCTTTACCGTAGTGGTCGGGGAGCCGATCCCCTATGAGACGCTCGAGGGGGTGAAGCCTAGCGACTTACCAGAGCAGGTAGAGCGCATCAGGCAGCAAGTATACCAACTGAAAGACCAACTATCCAAATGA
- a CDS encoding GNAT family N-acetyltransferase, translating into MSATEQPIIAPIDRQLIRQELTPELFVRKTNKSNNEIYAFRAAQAPHTMREVGRLREESFRAGGGGTGLDCDVDKYDLMDDGYVQLIVWNPELEKIMGGYRYILGEAVLRHQEQTDALATSHMFSFSEEFVRDYLPYTIELGRSFVSHEFQTTRAGLMSSIYTLDNLWDGLGALTVIYPEIKYFFGKVTMYKTYNKYCRNLILKFMEIYFGDKDHLVVPMTPVEVDIDPAEIDRLFVKNDLKSDYRALKAEVRKHNINIPPLFNAYMSLTPKIRIFGTAINDEFGDVEETGLLTPIADIIPEKKERHIDTYQNAHKS; encoded by the coding sequence ATGAGTGCTACAGAGCAACCCATCATAGCGCCGATAGATCGGCAATTGATCCGACAGGAGCTGACACCAGAGCTCTTCGTCCGTAAGACCAATAAGAGTAATAACGAGATCTATGCCTTTCGAGCTGCGCAAGCACCACACACGATGCGTGAGGTGGGACGTCTGCGCGAGGAGAGCTTTCGTGCTGGCGGTGGTGGTACGGGGCTAGATTGCGATGTAGATAAGTACGACCTGATGGACGATGGCTACGTACAGCTCATCGTCTGGAACCCTGAGCTCGAGAAGATCATGGGTGGCTACCGATACATACTCGGTGAGGCGGTACTACGCCATCAGGAGCAGACGGATGCACTCGCCACGTCGCACATGTTTAGCTTTAGCGAGGAGTTCGTACGGGACTATCTCCCCTACACGATCGAGCTGGGACGCTCATTCGTAAGCCACGAGTTTCAGACGACACGGGCGGGGCTAATGTCTTCGATCTATACACTCGACAACCTGTGGGACGGGCTCGGAGCCTTGACCGTCATCTACCCTGAGATCAAGTACTTCTTTGGCAAGGTGACCATGTACAAGACTTACAATAAGTACTGCCGCAACCTGATCCTCAAGTTTATGGAGATCTACTTCGGAGACAAAGATCACTTAGTCGTCCCGATGACGCCGGTCGAGGTAGACATTGACCCAGCAGAGATAGATCGCCTTTTCGTCAAGAACGACCTCAAGAGCGACTACCGCGCGCTCAAGGCGGAGGTCCGCAAGCACAATATCAACATTCCACCGCTCTTTAACGCTTACATGTCGCTCACACCGAAGATTCGCATCTTTGGCACAGCGATCAACGATGAGTTTGGCGATGTCGAGGAGACGGGTCTGCTGACGCCCATTGCGGACATTATCCCCGAGAAGAAAGAGCGGCACATAGACACTTACCAGAACGCCCATAAGTCGTAA
- a CDS encoding YraN family protein yields the protein MALANELGAAGEKAAQRYLLSRRIRILEVNWRDPLCEIDIIASDGRHLLIVEVKSRMEYSATSPLDAVNAAKAHQMMLGGMRYAQRMRIDLPIRYDVVEALYCPASDVFEMKYHKGYFSAEEIALQETLPHGFAQP from the coding sequence ATGGCTCTCGCTAATGAGCTTGGAGCTGCTGGCGAAAAGGCTGCTCAGCGCTACCTCCTCTCTCGACGGATACGCATCCTCGAGGTCAACTGGCGTGATCCGCTCTGCGAGATAGACATCATAGCGTCAGACGGTCGGCACCTACTGATCGTCGAGGTGAAGAGCCGTATGGAGTACTCCGCGACGAGTCCACTAGACGCCGTCAATGCAGCAAAAGCGCATCAGATGATGCTCGGTGGCATGCGCTACGCACAGCGGATGCGCATCGACTTGCCGATACGCTACGATGTCGTCGAGGCACTCTACTGCCCAGCGAGCGATGTTTTTGAAATGAAGTACCACAAAGGCTACTTCTCCGCAGAGGAGATCGCCCTCCAGGAGACACTTCCCCACGGCTTCGCACAGCCGTAG